A genomic window from Xyrauchen texanus isolate HMW12.3.18 chromosome 15, RBS_HiC_50CHRs, whole genome shotgun sequence includes:
- the LOC127656098 gene encoding zinc finger protein 420-like produces the protein MDSDILNIEEMVMGGGEAAAPDELAPEKVENTYTTIIIQNPQPAPIIQSYQHESLQCFQCFITFCNSKAKERHMKKSHREEYKQQLQQCDTLFTCYVCDRDFPSSEELTQHQSTHNKEDKPFKCAHCQECFRTFSELTTHRRQVCPERQFLCKECNEMFRSPGLLRSHRLAQHPVRLEGEDADDPTKTYRCGKCGKGFEEETELLQHQENHAGEQHCNGSAPVKRRGRAPRAESAAAGEKKLKREEEETGETNHSEGEAKVKTGGRRGRQPKSAQDAVPQPSRQIPCTECDLTFPALALLRAHKKEKHTQRKPHPCGECEESFNRPEQLKAHMARAHSAGRYTCPTCGKSFSRESNLKAHQQTHGKEEKPAGQEKR, from the exons ATGGACTCTGACATACTGAATATTGAGGAAATGGTAATGGGAGGTGGAGAAGCTGCTGCCCCTGATGAATTGGCCCCTGAGAAGGTGGAGAATACATACACCACCATCATTATTCAGAATCCTCAACCAGCTCCTATCATTCAATCAT ACCAGCATGAAAGTCTGCAGTGTTTCCAATGTTTTATCACTTTCTGCAATTCAAAAGCCAAGGAAAGGCACATGAAGAAGAGTCATCGGGAAGAGTACAAACAGCAACTGCAGCAG TGCGATACGCTGTTCACTTGCTATGTGTGTGACCGTGACTTCCCCTCCTCCGAAGAGCTGACACAGCATCAGTCGACCCACAACAAGGAGGACAAACCCTTCAAATGTGCACACTGTCAAGAATGCTTCCGCACATTCTCAGAG TTGACAACACATCGACGGCAGGTATGTCCTGAACGTCAATTTTTGTGCAAAGAATGCAATGAGATGTTTCGAAGCCCTGGACTCTTGCGTAGCCATCGTTTGGCCCAGCACCCTGTTCGTCTTGAGGGAGAGGATGCAGATGATCCCACCAAGACTTACCGATGTGGTAAATGTGGTAAGGGTTTTGAAGAAGAGACAGAGCTCCTGCAACACCAAGAAAATCATGCAGGTGAACAGCACTGCAACGGTAGCGCCCCGGTCAAGCGCAGAGGGAGAGCCCCAAGAGCTGAGAGTGCAGCTGCTGGTGAAAAGAAACTAAAGAGAGAGGAGGAAGAGACTGGGGAGACCAACCATTCAGAAGGTGAAGCAAAGGTGAAGACGGGAGGAAGACGAGGGCGACAACCCAAATCTGCCCAAGATGCTGTTCCACAGCCATCTCGGCAGATCCCGTGCACTGAATGTGACCTCACTTTCCCCGCCCTGGCACTACTCCGGGCACATAAGAAAGAGAAGCACACACAGCGGAAGCCTCACCCTTGTGGAGAATGCGAGGAGAGTTTTAACCGACCAGAGCAGCTGAAGGCCCACATGGCTCGGGCCCACAGTGCTGGTCGGTACACTTGTCCCACATGTGGAAAAAGCTTTAGCAGAGAGAGTAACCTGAAGGCTCATCAACAGACCCATGGAAAAGAAGAGAAGCCAGCTGGTCAGGAAAAGAGATAA
- the LOC127655654 gene encoding uncharacterized protein LOC127655654 has product MGRNTVTKGKKGVGRGRGKRMVGRRTSTENRSKKDMEAKRDSQECQVVYQLCVLNDTPEGEDKDTDKNGANAPETVPSFSEETPEDQVVFELDSVTTSVIEMVNSEDGSFIEKSRELVRDGSSPGVILEKFLTACERNVENPNTPNQMRQANSELDVSKVTMTYTSADVKMEERSSNQAPLSLISSETGSLRGVQMFLVKAEDHLTLNELVMFHTPMDAPRVECQDNAIDKNRDGIVSDSHVVPLQSNSKQCIFYPVKEEEREHFVELPDTDQKRLDSEGLAGTSSGIDECEEIRVGLVQMDVQDLYRNTEEGDVSSEQQSTQGFLEFLSQNTDTDDSDNVHTETEAETMVMSCYHGIQSNGAAHQNGMERCGPNDRKNVGPSKTVHTEIERQLSWKPIDYFCQYFSWDTWKDMAVCTGEISKWPNPVTEKEVAQYVGIHIAMGTLKFPSTKLYWDDCTRVPLIADAMSASRFCEVTRQLRLASSGGASIETSSDQQSEERNKDKPQPSNKSQSHASMSRDTSRVCVPSQSHNIEEKRNCTNIEGSKIDPLWKVLPLIQRVQEGCRALKQNGCFGVDQYPLPFQRHPNHSLLHTVVISGGGLVVDFNLSVDDSNRENVVEKMVSRSNDRNEGMVFLCKPELSTPSMLEHLLDAGVQSAGKVGGARGQIGDEFASSDGKLKLFRCHHGFILSAVVKERPRSTSLVSGFERAIKAANMNRDLRSLYRSPCTNSAASAWPQSVLWDLMDLVLVNAWLQYKQDYSHITDQLSLMAFRLEVAKALILSSGNDAQDSSPPCPPASKPHGPDTNFRPSQFLETPLPDAVTRYDGSGHWPEQLAEGEEGKCRFGGCERTSRVQCLKCCVFLCISRNQNCFLKFHSQGPS; this is encoded by the exons ATGGGAAGAAATACTGTGACAAAGGGTAAGAAAGGAGTTGGCAGGGGCCGGGGCAAGAGAATGGTTGGAAGAAGAACTAGCACAGAAAACAGAAGTAAAAAAGACATGGAAGCAAAAAGGGATTCACAGGAATGCCAAGTTGTCTATCAACTGTGTGTTCTCAATGATACTCCAGAGGGAGAGGACAAAGACACAGACAAAAATGGAGCTAATGCCCCTGAAACTGTACCATCATTTTCTGAGGAAACCCCTGAGGATCAGGTAGTTTTTGAGCTAGACTCCGTTACCACAAGTGTAATAGAGATGGTGAACTCTGAAGATGGGTCATTTATTGAGAAATCTAGAGAGCTGGTTAGAGATGGTAGTTCTCCTGGTGTCATATTGGAAAAATTCTTGACCGCTTGTGAGAGAAATGTGGAAAATCCAAACACCCCAAATCAGATGCGACAG GCTAACTCGGAGTTGGATGTCAGTAAAGTTACTATGACATACACATCAGCTGATGTGAAAATGGAAGAACGTTCTTCAAATCAGGCTCCCCTCAGTCTGATTTCCTCTGAGACTGGTTCGCTGCGTGGAGTACAAATGTTCTTGGTGAAAGCAGAAGACCACTTGACTCTGAATGAGCTTGTGATGTTCCACACACCGATGGATGCTCCCCGTGTTGAATGTcaag ATAATGCCATTGATAAGAACAGAGATGGCATCGTTTCTGACTCCCATGTAGTACCGCTGCAGTCCAACAGCAAACAGTGTATTTTTTATCCTGTTAAAGAGGAAGAAAGAGAACATTTTGTGGAGCTCCCTGATACAGATCAGAAACGCTTGGATTCAGAGGGGCTTGCAG GTACTTCATCTGGAATAGATGAATGTGAGGAAATCAGGGTGGGGTTGGTACAAATGGACGTGCAAGATCTGTATAGAAACACTGAAGAgg GTGATGTTAGTTCTGAACAGCAAAGCACTCAAGGATTTTTAGAATTCCTCTCCCAAAATACAGACACTGATGACTCTGATAATGTTCATACTGAAACAGAAGCTGAAACCATGGTAATGTCCTGTTACCATGGTATACAGAGTAATGGTGCAGCACACCAAAATGGAATGGAAAGATGTGGTCCTAATGACAGAAA AAATGTGGGCCCTTCTAAAACCGTACACACAGAAATAGAGAGACAGCTTAGTTGGAAGCCCATTGACTACTTCTGTCAGTATTTTAGTTGGGACACGTGGAAAGATATGGCTGTCTGCACAGGGGAAATTTCAAAATGGCCAAACCCTGTTACAGAAAAAGAGGTTGCACAGTATGTAGGAATCCACATTGCAATGGGAACTCTAAAG TTTCCCAGCACAAAGCTCTACTGGGATGACTGTACCAGAGTACCACTAATCGCTGATGCCATGTCAGCTTCAAGATTCTGTGAGGTCACTCGACAACTGAGGCTGGCCAGCTCTGGTGGAGCTTCCATAGAGACAAGTAGCGATCAGCAGTCTGAAGAAAGGAATAAAGACAAACCACAGCCAAGTAATAAATCCCAAAGTCATGCCTCGATGTCAAGAGACACATCCAGAGTGTGTGTGCCTTCTCAGTCACACAATATTGAGGAGAAACGTAATTGCACAAACATTGAAGGGTCAAAGATAGATCCTTTGTGGAAGGTATTGCCATTGATTCAAAGAGTTCAAGAGGGTTGTCGAGCCCTGAAGCAAAATGGATGCTTTGGAGTTGATCAGTACCCCCTTCCGTTTCAAAGACATCCAAACCATTCATTACTTCACACAGTTGTAATAAGTGGTGGAGGGTTGGTTGTGGACTTTAACTTGAGTGTAGATGACTCCAATAGAGAAAATGTAGTTGAAAAGATGGTATCTAGAAGTAATGATAGAAATGAAGGGATGGTTTTTCTTTGCAAACCAGAGCTTTCCACACCCTCTATGTTAGAGCATCTATTAGATGCAGGTGTGCAAAGTGCTGGCAAGGTTGGTGGGGCAAGAGGGCAGATAGGTGACGAGTTTGCAAGCTCGgatggaaaactcaaactcttcagATGTCATCATGGCTTTATTCTTTCTGCAGTGGTAAAGGAAAGGCCGCGTTCAACATCTCTTGTCAGTGGCTTTGAGCGAGCCATTAAAGCTGCAAATATGAACCGTGATTTGAGAAGTCTTTATCGTTCTCCATGCACAAACTCAGCAGCCAGTGCTTGGCCACAATCTGTTCTCTGGGACTTGATGGATCTGGTATTAGTAAATGCATGGCTACAGTATAAGCAAGATTATAGTCATATTACAGATCAATTATCACTTATGGCATTTCGTTTAGAGGTGGCAAAAGCGTTGATCCTCTCCAGTGGTAATGATGCACAAGATTCATCACCCCCCTGTCCTCCTGCTTCAAAACCACATGGCCCAGATACAAACTTCAGACCTTCTCAGTTTCTTGAGACCCCTTTGCCTGATGCAGTTACAAGGTATGATGGCTCTGGGCACTGGCCAGAGCAGCTGGCAGAGGGTGAGGAGGGCAAGTGTAGATTTGGAGGCTGTGAACGCACATCACGCGTGCAGTGTCTCAAATGCTGCGTGTTCCTTTGCATTTCCCGAAACCAGAACTGCTTCCTTAAGTTTCATAGTCAGGGTCCTTCTTAA